From one Flavobacterium sp. N502536 genomic stretch:
- a CDS encoding DoxX family protein: MKKDKILFWTTTIIIFIMEGIIPALTSQTELAKQGISHMQYPAYFGNALVVFKVIGALTVIIPQAPKFAKEWAYTGFGFVFIFASISHFAVDGFGFQAILPLVFLGILVISYKLYQKLYQKEYAVSAAY; the protein is encoded by the coding sequence ATGAAAAAAGATAAAATACTATTCTGGACCACAACAATTATCATTTTTATTATGGAGGGCATTATCCCGGCCCTAACTTCACAAACTGAACTTGCCAAACAAGGGATCAGCCATATGCAATATCCGGCTTATTTTGGTAACGCATTAGTAGTTTTCAAAGTGATTGGAGCACTTACCGTGATTATCCCGCAAGCGCCAAAATTTGCGAAAGAGTGGGCGTACACCGGTTTTGGCTTTGTGTTTATATTTGCCAGCATCAGTCATTTTGCTGTTGATGGATTCGGGTTTCAGGCGATACTGCCTTTGGTTTTCCTTGGTATATTAGTGATTTCATACAAATTGTATCAAAAATTGTATCAAAAGGAATATGCAGTTTCAGCAGCTTATTAG
- a CDS encoding VOC family protein yields MAQLNSYLTFNGNCKDAMLFYKACLGGELELQTIADSPIGERLPERMKRCILHATLKSDTLVIMGSDMAPENLTKGNAFSMMLTFDSEEETRKAYTDLSKDGQATHPLEKTFFGVLFGHLTDKFGHQWMLCYSSEENKPLAVGCN; encoded by the coding sequence ATGGCACAGCTTAATTCTTATTTAACATTTAACGGTAACTGCAAGGATGCAATGTTATTTTACAAAGCATGTCTTGGTGGTGAACTCGAGCTGCAAACGATAGCCGATTCGCCAATAGGGGAGCGCCTGCCGGAGAGAATGAAAAGATGTATTTTGCACGCCACGCTTAAAAGCGATACTCTTGTGATTATGGGATCGGATATGGCTCCGGAAAACCTGACAAAAGGGAATGCCTTTTCGATGATGCTCACTTTTGACAGTGAAGAAGAAACCCGAAAGGCTTATACCGACTTATCGAAAGACGGTCAGGCTACCCATCCGTTAGAAAAAACTTTCTTTGGAGTCCTCTTCGGACACCTTACGGATAAATTTGGACATCAGTGGATGCTCTGTTATTCGTCAGAAGAAAACAAACCCTTAGCCGTTGGGTGTAATTAG
- a CDS encoding VOC family protein → MATKIFINLPVADLQKAMSFYTAIGFTNNPQFTDATAACMVLTEEIYVMLLTHSKFNEFTNKEIGNAFQKAAVINSLSVDSIDEVDTMQNNALKAGGKETAEAKDYGFMQQRSFEDLDGHLWEVLYMDLAKIPQQ, encoded by the coding sequence ATGGCAACAAAAATTTTCATCAATCTGCCGGTAGCAGATTTACAAAAAGCAATGTCTTTTTACACAGCAATTGGATTTACAAACAATCCTCAATTTACAGATGCAACAGCAGCCTGTATGGTTTTAACCGAAGAAATTTATGTGATGTTATTAACACACAGTAAGTTCAATGAATTTACCAACAAAGAAATTGGAAATGCTTTTCAAAAAGCGGCGGTAATTAATTCATTGTCGGTAGACAGTATCGATGAGGTGGATACCATGCAAAATAATGCATTAAAAGCGGGCGGAAAAGAAACTGCTGAAGCGAAAGACTACGGTTTTATGCAACAACGAAGCTTTGAAGATTTAGACGGACATCTTTGGGAGGTTTTATACATGGACCTGGCCAAAATCCCACAACAATAA
- a CDS encoding GlxA family transcriptional regulator translates to MIKKVSILVPESSVLQAIADPQYLFSAVNQFMTASGKPVLFDVQLVGLEKEVKLNNGLYSVNTSQLTKEVTNTDLIVIPALFGDMKSAIAQNQELLPWINEHYHKGAEVASLCVGAFLLASTGLLDGKKCSTHWGFQNEFREMFPEVEVIDGSIITEEHRIYSSGGAHSYWNLLLHLVEKYTDRQTAILASKYFAIDIDRDSQAAFAMFQGQKNHNDEAIKQVQDFIEDNIQEKITIDELADLVLLGRRSFERRFKAATNNSVLEYINRVKIEFAKKSFETSRKNINEVMYDVGYTDTKAFRTIFKKVTGLNPIEYRNKYNKMAVN, encoded by the coding sequence ATGATAAAAAAAGTAAGTATCCTTGTTCCTGAAAGCTCCGTTCTGCAGGCTATAGCAGATCCTCAATATTTATTTTCAGCAGTCAATCAGTTTATGACTGCATCGGGCAAACCCGTATTGTTTGATGTGCAGCTCGTTGGTTTAGAAAAAGAAGTCAAACTCAATAACGGACTATATTCAGTTAATACGTCTCAGCTTACAAAAGAAGTCACAAACACAGATTTGATTGTTATTCCTGCCTTATTTGGAGATATGAAAAGCGCGATTGCTCAAAATCAGGAGCTTTTGCCCTGGATAAACGAACACTATCATAAAGGAGCTGAAGTAGCTTCGCTTTGCGTTGGTGCATTTTTACTTGCCTCTACCGGTTTATTGGATGGCAAAAAATGCTCTACACATTGGGGTTTTCAAAATGAGTTCCGCGAAATGTTCCCTGAAGTAGAAGTCATAGACGGCAGCATTATCACCGAAGAACACCGAATATACTCCAGTGGCGGTGCACATTCATACTGGAATCTACTACTGCATTTAGTTGAGAAGTATACCGACAGACAAACGGCAATATTGGCTTCCAAATATTTTGCGATCGATATTGACAGAGACAGTCAGGCCGCTTTTGCGATGTTTCAAGGACAGAAAAATCACAACGACGAAGCAATCAAACAGGTACAGGACTTTATTGAAGATAATATACAGGAGAAAATCACTATCGATGAATTGGCTGATCTGGTGCTATTGGGAAGAAGAAGTTTTGAAAGACGGTTTAAAGCCGCTACCAACAATTCTGTTTTAGAATACATCAACCGTGTGAAAATTGAGTTTGCCAAAAAAAGCTTCGAAACCAGCCGCAAAAATATTAATGAGGTAATGTACGATGTAGGTTATACCGACACCAAAGCATTTCGTACCATTTTTAAAAAGGTAACAGGTCTAAATCCGATCGAATACCGCAATAAGTACAACAAAATGGCTGTGAACTAG
- a CDS encoding class I SAM-dependent methyltransferase has product MTDKSQLRSSIFRHLDGLAVAPVAIALKNNAVLEYILNKKQVQLSELVTVSKANEGYLNVGLRILASQGFLDYEVDNGTQEITIAVNEKTETAFSLFYLYQDVVDLLQFSVQFHPRLFEDVPFERLNVIFEKYKKRYGILPSDNPLKNSIQEQILKHIEGHLIGPTIVRLAMKGMFHKYFMETSFQPEEFHKSPENFKKILDFFVHLGWFLEKNGNYQFTETGLFYAKRASAYGVTVSYLPTFAKIEELIFGDPAVLRMITDGENEIHVDREMNVWGSGGAHDTYFKVVDEIIVTLFNLPIEQQPKGILDMGCGNGAFLQHIFEVIDRQTLRGKMLDDYPLFLVGADYNQAALKVTRANLIKADIWAKVIWGDIGRPQLLSENLKENYNIDLKDLLNVRTFLDHNRIWKDPEHINKDRISTSTGAFAYRGKRISNNLVEDNLLEHLQKWSPYVRKFGLLLIELHTIDPKLAADNIGKTPATAYDATHGFSDQYIVEIDVFNKVAAEAGLFPDKSIFKRFPDADIATVSINLLKGN; this is encoded by the coding sequence ATGACCGATAAATCACAATTACGAAGTTCTATTTTCAGACATCTTGACGGCTTAGCCGTTGCTCCCGTAGCAATAGCACTAAAAAACAATGCTGTTTTAGAGTATATACTAAACAAAAAACAAGTCCAATTATCAGAGCTGGTAACGGTTTCTAAAGCAAATGAAGGTTATCTGAATGTCGGTTTAAGAATTCTGGCTTCCCAGGGCTTTTTAGATTATGAAGTCGATAACGGTACACAGGAAATTACGATCGCTGTCAACGAAAAAACCGAAACGGCTTTTTCATTGTTTTATCTCTATCAGGATGTTGTCGATCTGCTTCAATTTTCGGTACAGTTTCATCCACGGCTTTTTGAAGATGTACCTTTTGAAAGACTCAATGTCATCTTTGAAAAATATAAAAAAAGATACGGAATTCTCCCTTCTGACAATCCGTTAAAAAATAGTATTCAGGAGCAGATTTTAAAACATATCGAAGGCCATTTGATTGGTCCAACAATTGTTCGTCTGGCCATGAAAGGGATGTTTCACAAATATTTCATGGAAACTTCCTTCCAGCCCGAAGAGTTTCATAAATCTCCTGAAAATTTTAAAAAAATACTGGACTTTTTTGTACATCTTGGATGGTTTTTGGAAAAAAATGGCAACTACCAATTTACCGAAACGGGTCTCTTTTATGCCAAAAGAGCCAGTGCCTATGGTGTAACGGTTTCTTACTTGCCAACATTTGCCAAAATCGAAGAATTAATATTTGGTGATCCTGCTGTACTAAGAATGATTACCGATGGCGAAAACGAAATTCATGTTGACCGCGAAATGAACGTTTGGGGAAGCGGCGGTGCTCACGACACTTATTTTAAAGTGGTAGATGAAATTATCGTTACGCTTTTTAATCTGCCAATCGAACAACAGCCTAAGGGAATTCTTGATATGGGCTGCGGTAATGGTGCTTTTCTTCAGCATATTTTTGAAGTAATCGACCGACAAACCTTACGCGGAAAAATGCTCGACGATTATCCCTTATTTTTAGTTGGAGCCGATTATAATCAGGCCGCATTAAAAGTAACCAGAGCCAATTTGATCAAGGCCGACATTTGGGCAAAGGTCATTTGGGGGGATATCGGACGCCCACAACTGCTTTCGGAAAATCTGAAAGAGAATTACAATATTGATTTGAAGGATTTGCTTAACGTAAGGACCTTCTTAGATCACAATCGAATTTGGAAAGATCCGGAACACATTAACAAAGACAGAATCAGTACATCTACCGGTGCATTTGCCTACAGAGGAAAAAGAATCAGTAACAATCTGGTCGAAGACAATCTGCTGGAACATTTGCAAAAATGGTCGCCTTATGTGCGTAAATTTGGCTTGCTGCTGATTGAACTGCATACCATAGATCCGAAGCTTGCTGCCGACAATATCGGAAAAACTCCTGCAACAGCCTATGATGCTACTCATGGCTTTTCGGACCAGTATATTGTTGAGATAGATGTTTTTAATAAAGTTGCCGCAGAGGCAGGATTATTTCCGGACAAATCAATTTTTAAACGATTCCCCGATGCTGATATCGCGACCGTAAGTATCAATTTACTAAAAGGAAATTAA
- a CDS encoding sulfatase-like hydrolase/transferase, translating to MNLKEKLNEIGQKPDMILIITDEQRATQHFPPGWEEENLPTLTFLKQNGFSFDRAFCNTCMCSPSRSTLFTGLYPAKHGVSQTLTEGGLLSPQEPTLSNALPNIMNTLWADGYDVQYRGKWHMSKGVAPNGTKTNYEDLTAADIALYGAMGWIAPDAGEDVNPLNFGGGYANHDARYTAEAIQYLKEVRAQRAAGNHKPYCLILSLVNPHDVLAYPNTAGTSGYHPDSWLDREIGLPATVNENLLENKKPMAQEQILINMALTLGAINSTEDKLNYINFYGYLLSLADKQYGYLIDELYKEDENGHKLADSAIVTMTSDHGEMGLAHGGLRQKTFVAYEEALRVPLVISNPILFKNHPVKHSMNLATLADIFPTFIEMANVSNPPTGLAGTSLLPTMEDNTPVQHSLLFTYDDIKAGSNSTWTIVRAANRIRCIRTEKWKFDYYFDAATAYFKQYELYDLVNDPLEITNLAYDPAYSEIRHELEEQLHQLEVEKLWVNAPKDVYSTTTFN from the coding sequence ATGAACTTAAAAGAAAAACTTAACGAAATTGGCCAAAAGCCGGACATGATTTTAATTATTACCGACGAGCAGCGTGCTACGCAACATTTCCCGCCGGGATGGGAAGAGGAAAACCTTCCTACATTGACTTTTCTGAAACAAAATGGTTTTAGTTTTGACCGCGCCTTCTGCAACACCTGCATGTGTTCTCCTAGCCGCTCGACCTTATTTACTGGTTTATATCCTGCGAAACATGGTGTAAGCCAAACCCTTACCGAAGGCGGTCTGTTGTCACCTCAGGAACCTACGCTTAGCAATGCACTGCCTAATATTATGAATACACTTTGGGCTGATGGATATGATGTGCAATACCGCGGAAAATGGCACATGAGTAAAGGTGTTGCCCCTAATGGTACTAAAACAAATTATGAAGATCTAACCGCTGCTGATATTGCATTGTATGGGGCTATGGGCTGGATTGCTCCCGATGCCGGTGAAGATGTCAATCCGCTTAATTTTGGGGGCGGATATGCCAACCATGATGCAAGGTATACGGCTGAAGCGATTCAATATCTAAAGGAAGTAAGAGCCCAAAGAGCCGCCGGAAACCATAAACCTTATTGTTTGATTCTGTCTCTCGTAAATCCACACGATGTATTAGCTTATCCGAATACAGCAGGTACATCAGGATATCATCCCGACAGTTGGCTAGACAGAGAGATCGGCCTTCCTGCTACCGTAAATGAGAATCTGCTCGAGAATAAAAAACCAATGGCACAGGAACAAATCCTGATCAATATGGCTTTAACCCTCGGAGCAATCAATAGCACCGAAGACAAACTGAATTATATCAATTTCTACGGTTATTTATTAAGTCTTGCTGATAAACAATATGGTTATCTGATTGACGAACTGTATAAGGAAGATGAAAATGGGCATAAACTGGCCGATTCTGCCATAGTTACCATGACATCCGATCATGGCGAAATGGGTCTCGCTCATGGCGGATTACGTCAGAAAACTTTTGTTGCGTATGAAGAGGCTTTAAGAGTACCACTTGTCATTTCAAATCCGATACTGTTTAAGAACCATCCTGTCAAACATTCGATGAACTTAGCAACATTAGCCGATATCTTCCCTACTTTTATTGAGATGGCCAATGTTTCCAATCCGCCAACAGGGCTTGCCGGTACGAGTTTGTTGCCTACAATGGAGGACAATACACCGGTTCAGCATAGCCTTCTGTTTACTTATGATGATATCAAAGCCGGATCTAATAGTACCTGGACCATCGTAAGAGCTGCCAATCGCATCCGTTGTATCAGAACCGAAAAATGGAAATTTGATTACTATTTTGATGCCGCTACAGCCTATTTCAAACAATATGAACTGTATGATTTAGTGAATGACCCATTGGAAATCACAAATCTGGCCTATGATCCGGCTTACAGTGAAATCAGGCATGAGTTAGAAGAGCAATTGCATCAGCTGGAAGTAGAAAAACTTTGGGTAAATGCGCCAAAAGATGTCTATAGTACCACAACGTTCAACTAA
- a CDS encoding S8 family serine peptidase, with protein sequence MKNLYKIMLLCVCGATYAQTQNDITKIRSGSNLSELQSLSVRYQAEADKSKQRVTSLAKANGWKTSFLNKNGTSSELVDVSADGKTPIYYVTENVNAAKSTRANFLNSGGGLGLNLNGQTMTAYVWDGGATLPTHNEFGGRVSIGDGVTTIVTTNNNSQHANHVTGTIVAAGTVAASKGMAFQGNARTNEWTNDLTEATTAAANGMLISNHSYGWATRNSAGTVLIAPWQFGAYQTTARDWDILMFNAPYYLQVKSAGNDGGDNTANTSPLGGFTAYDKLTGFSTSKNNLVIANANDAVISATGALTSVTISGSSSQGPTDDLRIKPDLAGNGASVYSTATLTNPITPLTNSSYGNASGTSMAAPNVTGTLLLLQQHYKNLTGNFMRAATLKGLALHTADDAGAVGPDAIFGWGLLNAKFAAETITKNGTASIVQESTLVNGGTYTLSVTSDGVNPLIASISWTDPAGVAYSGSTPNIGTAKLINDLDIRVTNGAGTNFPYRLLTATTNGLGDNTRDPFERIRIVGAAGTYTITVTHKGSLVNGSQNFSTVVTGITVPDLYVKDRPFDVGLQPNPDSGPMWISDDIWVRQTIDGGTVHENPEFKLSSPNGVYVKVTNKGTVASASGKVKLYFAKASSGLTWPTNFVNFYVGPVLHGDYIGEVAIPAIAAGGNATVVIPWYPPNPADFTYDVHHFCLAARIESSEDPMFNEQNNVSIAVNTKNNNNIAWKNLSVYNLNTTDFVPPTAVFIRGIRSKNINVRFVDKGFNEQLKNNFFELGGTIEATLDPKLFERAQANGSLKGVQILDKNKILITSREGAIANLPIDIDETFGITFDFKVAKDFPAEEQITIDLVQEDARTGELEGGERFALVRAKANTKPGAIALTEAAESRIVTIYPNPTNGIFKIGINNEEQGTLRITSVFNSVVFEEKTNKQKEFNVNISKQAPGIYIVQFISDNGKVVTRKIIKN encoded by the coding sequence ATGAAAAATTTATACAAAATTATGCTGCTTTGCGTCTGCGGAGCTACTTATGCACAAACCCAAAATGATATTACCAAAATTCGATCGGGCAGTAACTTGTCTGAGCTTCAGTCTTTAAGTGTACGCTACCAAGCCGAAGCCGACAAAAGCAAGCAAAGAGTAACTAGTCTGGCCAAGGCAAACGGCTGGAAAACCTCATTTTTGAATAAAAACGGAACCTCAAGTGAATTAGTAGATGTGAGCGCAGATGGAAAAACGCCCATTTACTATGTTACAGAAAATGTAAATGCCGCAAAATCAACGCGGGCAAACTTTCTGAATTCTGGTGGTGGCTTGGGATTGAACCTTAACGGACAAACGATGACCGCTTATGTTTGGGATGGAGGTGCCACACTTCCTACGCATAATGAGTTTGGCGGAAGAGTGTCAATTGGGGATGGCGTTACTACTATTGTTACTACCAATAATAACAGCCAGCACGCCAATCACGTAACAGGTACCATTGTTGCGGCAGGTACTGTAGCGGCCTCTAAAGGAATGGCCTTTCAGGGAAATGCCAGAACAAATGAATGGACCAACGATTTGACTGAAGCGACTACTGCGGCAGCAAACGGAATGTTGATCTCCAATCATTCCTATGGATGGGCTACAAGAAATTCGGCCGGAACGGTTTTGATTGCCCCTTGGCAGTTTGGTGCGTATCAAACCACTGCCAGAGACTGGGACATTCTGATGTTTAATGCTCCTTACTACCTGCAAGTGAAATCAGCCGGAAATGATGGCGGTGATAACACGGCAAACACAAGTCCGTTAGGTGGTTTTACTGCTTATGATAAACTGACAGGATTTTCGACTTCTAAAAACAATCTGGTGATTGCTAATGCTAATGATGCCGTTATCAGTGCAACAGGAGCTTTAACAAGTGTTACCATTAGCGGATCCAGCAGTCAGGGACCTACAGACGATTTGAGAATCAAACCGGATCTTGCCGGAAACGGAGCCTCCGTTTATTCGACAGCCACACTTACAAATCCGATAACACCATTAACGAACAGTAGTTATGGTAATGCCAGCGGAACTTCTATGGCCGCTCCAAACGTGACAGGTACTTTACTTTTGCTGCAACAGCATTATAAAAACCTGACCGGAAACTTTATGCGTGCAGCCACTCTTAAAGGATTGGCGCTGCATACCGCAGACGATGCCGGAGCAGTTGGACCGGATGCTATATTTGGATGGGGACTGTTGAATGCAAAATTTGCCGCAGAAACCATTACCAAAAACGGAACTGCGTCTATCGTTCAGGAAAGTACACTGGTTAATGGAGGTACTTATACATTGTCCGTAACCTCAGACGGTGTTAATCCGTTAATCGCATCTATTTCCTGGACAGATCCTGCAGGTGTTGCTTACTCAGGCAGTACACCAAATATTGGCACAGCAAAATTGATAAATGATTTAGACATTCGTGTAACCAATGGTGCCGGTACTAATTTTCCATATCGATTATTAACCGCAACAACAAATGGATTGGGTGATAATACCAGAGATCCATTCGAGCGTATCAGAATTGTTGGAGCAGCCGGAACCTATACCATTACAGTAACTCATAAAGGAAGTTTGGTTAATGGCAGTCAGAACTTTTCGACTGTTGTAACCGGAATTACAGTACCGGATTTGTACGTAAAAGACAGACCGTTTGATGTTGGATTACAACCTAATCCGGATTCAGGGCCTATGTGGATCAGTGATGATATCTGGGTAAGACAAACGATTGACGGAGGAACTGTACATGAAAACCCTGAATTTAAATTAAGTTCACCAAACGGAGTTTACGTTAAAGTTACTAATAAAGGAACCGTTGCCAGCGCTTCCGGAAAAGTGAAACTGTATTTTGCAAAAGCTTCTTCAGGATTAACATGGCCTACCAACTTTGTTAATTTTTATGTTGGACCTGTATTGCATGGTGATTATATTGGAGAGGTAGCTATCCCGGCAATTGCTGCAGGTGGAAACGCTACGGTGGTTATTCCGTGGTATCCGCCAAATCCTGCTGATTTCACTTACGATGTACATCATTTTTGTTTAGCTGCAAGAATAGAATCATCAGAAGATCCTATGTTTAATGAGCAAAACAATGTTAGTATTGCGGTTAATACCAAAAACAACAACAATATTGCCTGGAAAAATTTAAGTGTTTACAACCTGAATACGACCGATTTTGTTCCTCCAACAGCCGTATTTATTAGAGGAATCAGATCTAAAAACATCAATGTAAGATTTGTAGACAAAGGATTTAACGAACAGCTTAAGAATAATTTCTTTGAGTTAGGCGGTACCATCGAAGCGACACTGGATCCGAAATTATTTGAAAGAGCACAGGCCAATGGAAGCTTGAAAGGAGTACAGATTTTAGATAAAAATAAAATCCTGATCACGTCAAGAGAAGGAGCAATTGCTAACCTGCCAATTGATATTGATGAAACTTTCGGAATAACCTTTGATTTCAAGGTAGCAAAAGATTTCCCGGCTGAAGAGCAAATTACCATAGATCTTGTTCAGGAAGATGCCAGAACGGGTGAACTTGAAGGAGGAGAGCGTTTTGCACTGGTAAGAGCTAAGGCCAATACTAAACCGGGTGCTATAGCGCTTACTGAAGCAGCTGAATCGCGTATTGTTACTATTTATCCGAATCCTACAAACGGAATCTTTAAAATAGGAATCAATAACGAGGAGCAGGGAACTTTAAGAATAACAAGTGTTTTCAATAGCGTTGTTTTTGAAGAAAAAACGAATAAACAAAAAGAGTTTAATGTGAACATCTCCAAACAAGCTCCCGGAATTTATATCGTTCAGTTTATTTCTGATAACGGAAAAGTAGTGACGAGAAAAATAATTAAAAACTAA
- a CDS encoding amidohydrolase family protein, whose protein sequence is MNNNYKNAHTHIFTMNNAPQNFLDLYLPPFLAKGVDNFTNTDLGAWTIRLLASKNKGMAKRYATFLQIGKSKYQTDIFEDLMSRYPNETFQFVTLCQNLEYLSVGRSVSGFEGQIEEIIDIKRKYPANILPFFGLDPRWKSSGDEIQKTVERYFETQIEVGGTYIYPFQGLKLYPSTGHYAFDVKLKKTMEWAADNGVPVMTHTYYLGGIYNYSREYITRNLNPVDPYTGNVYGIPKFIEEKGGFFGNVFNGQTRRSCRSSCSYFLEPHSYESMLDKIKNLKICFAHFGGVGQIKASSGDNKESEQVNPYGVLRKNWFNQIQNLMTQYPNVYTDISYDVAECLDKKNSDLYGIFLEEANKSYGKQILFGTDYFMTEKDSLEQDAVKGFRNYASDKMLSSGNSLWDQMARDNINTYLKSKYY, encoded by the coding sequence ATGAATAACAATTATAAAAATGCGCACACACACATATTCACCATGAATAATGCGCCCCAAAATTTTCTGGATCTGTATCTGCCTCCGTTTTTAGCAAAAGGAGTTGACAATTTTACCAATACTGATCTTGGCGCCTGGACCATCAGGCTTTTGGCCAGCAAGAATAAAGGAATGGCTAAACGATATGCTACGTTCCTGCAAATTGGTAAAAGTAAATACCAGACCGATATTTTTGAAGATCTAATGTCCCGATATCCCAACGAGACATTTCAGTTTGTTACCTTATGTCAGAACTTAGAATATTTGAGTGTTGGCAGATCGGTTAGTGGATTTGAAGGACAAATTGAAGAAATAATCGATATCAAAAGAAAATACCCTGCAAATATTTTACCCTTCTTCGGACTTGATCCGAGATGGAAAAGCAGCGGAGATGAAATTCAGAAAACGGTAGAACGTTATTTTGAGACCCAAATCGAAGTGGGAGGAACTTATATTTATCCTTTTCAGGGATTAAAATTATATCCGAGTACCGGTCATTATGCTTTTGATGTTAAACTAAAAAAAACCATGGAATGGGCCGCCGATAATGGTGTTCCGGTAATGACGCACACTTATTATCTGGGCGGAATTTACAATTACAGCAGGGAATATATTACCCGAAATCTTAACCCTGTTGATCCGTATACCGGAAACGTATACGGCATACCCAAATTTATAGAAGAGAAGGGAGGTTTTTTTGGAAATGTCTTTAACGGACAAACCCGCAGAAGCTGTAGGAGCAGCTGTTCTTATTTCTTGGAACCACATTCGTATGAATCGATGCTCGACAAAATTAAAAACCTTAAAATATGTTTTGCACATTTTGGCGGTGTAGGTCAGATAAAAGCATCGAGTGGAGACAATAAAGAAAGTGAGCAGGTTAATCCGTATGGGGTATTAAGAAAGAACTGGTTCAATCAGATACAAAACCTGATGACTCAGTACCCCAACGTTTATACCGATATATCATATGATGTTGCCGAATGTCTGGATAAAAAGAACAGTGATCTTTATGGGATATTTCTTGAGGAAGCCAATAAATCGTACGGAAAGCAAATACTGTTTGGAACAGATTATTTTATGACCGAGAAAGACAGTTTGGAACAAGATGCTGTCAAAGGTTTTAGAAACTACGCTTCAGATAAGATGCTTAGTAGTGGAAACTCTTTATGGGATCAAATGGCCCGAGATAATATCAACACTTACTTAAAGAGTAAGTACTATTAA
- a CDS encoding phytanoyl-CoA dioxygenase family protein gives MKDSLTVLEKLWKRTLHPDSTTDLSNDATWNAEIKVLFQMGIGMEDTLQYLYFEKPDFEAFKNWIDKRMRNANHESEDVISDVLSQEDLRFWNENGYVILKNAISEEDCQATQKAIWDFLKMDPDKKESWYERHEDQKGLMLNFSDHETLNHNRFSVKIKKAYEQLYNTDEIYKTIDKVSFNPPETKDFTFLGSPLHWDTSLKQPMKFELQGLLYLTDCGVEDGAFHCVAGFHNKIDDWLNNLDPNVNPREEAVKTLKPEPILGNAGDFIIWNSALPHCATPNKGQSPRMVQYLTYLPNDHNIAGEWI, from the coding sequence ATGAAAGACTCCCTGACTGTTCTTGAAAAGTTATGGAAACGAACTTTACACCCTGACAGCACTACCGATCTAAGTAATGACGCAACCTGGAATGCAGAAATTAAAGTCTTATTCCAAATGGGTATTGGTATGGAAGACACCTTACAGTACTTGTATTTTGAAAAACCCGATTTTGAGGCATTTAAAAACTGGATCGACAAAAGAATGCGAAACGCAAATCATGAATCCGAAGATGTGATTAGCGATGTTCTCTCGCAAGAGGATCTTAGGTTTTGGAATGAAAATGGTTATGTTATTCTAAAAAATGCCATCTCAGAAGAAGATTGTCAGGCAACGCAAAAGGCCATTTGGGATTTTCTAAAAATGGATCCCGACAAAAAAGAAAGCTGGTATGAAAGACATGAGGATCAAAAGGGACTGATGCTTAACTTTTCCGATCATGAAACTTTGAATCACAATCGGTTTTCGGTAAAAATTAAAAAGGCCTACGAGCAGCTTTACAACACCGATGAAATATACAAAACGATTGATAAGGTAAGTTTTAATCCTCCCGAAACTAAAGATTTTACTTTTCTGGGAAGTCCGCTACATTGGGATACCAGCTTAAAACAACCCATGAAATTCGAACTGCAGGGACTACTCTACCTCACCGATTGTGGTGTCGAGGATGGTGCTTTTCATTGTGTTGCGGGCTTTCACAACAAAATAGACGATTGGCTGAATAACCTTGATCCAAATGTTAACCCTAGGGAAGAAGCTGTAAAAACACTGAAACCAGAACCCATACTTGGGAATGCAGGTGATTTTATCATTTGGAATAGTGCACTGCCCCATTGCGCGACACCCAACAAAGGTCAAAGCCCAAGAATGGTGCAGTACCTTACTTATTTACCAAACGATCATAACATCGCAGGAGAATGGATATAA